Proteins co-encoded in one Streptomyces roseochromogenus subsp. oscitans DS 12.976 genomic window:
- a CDS encoding ECF subfamily RNA polymerase sigma factor, BldN family, translating to MYPHVGVDASGLATLRATVATVKETLRGLVPTAYAVPAFAAATPTGPCYALADGSAAVGRRGRSAGAGAATTARRPAADSDSARMMDLVERAQAGEAEAFGRLYDQYSDTVYRYIYYRVGGRATAEDLTSETFLRALRRIGTFTWQGRDFGAWLVTIARNLVADHFKSSRFRLEVTTGEMLDANEVERSPEDSVLESLSNAALLDAVRRLNPQQQECVTLRFLQGLSVAETARVMGKNEGAIKTLQYRAVRTLARLLPDDAR from the coding sequence GTGTACCCACACGTCGGGGTTGACGCCTCGGGCCTGGCTACGCTGCGCGCAACAGTCGCGACGGTCAAAGAGACGCTGCGCGGCCTCGTCCCCACCGCGTACGCCGTCCCCGCCTTCGCCGCCGCCACGCCCACCGGCCCGTGCTACGCGCTGGCCGACGGCAGTGCCGCCGTCGGCAGACGAGGGCGCTCCGCCGGCGCGGGCGCAGCCACCACCGCCCGCCGCCCGGCCGCCGACAGCGACAGCGCCCGGATGATGGACCTGGTCGAACGCGCTCAGGCGGGCGAGGCCGAGGCCTTCGGCCGACTGTACGACCAGTACAGCGACACGGTGTATCGGTATATCTACTACCGCGTCGGCGGCCGGGCCACGGCCGAGGACCTCACCAGCGAGACCTTTCTGCGGGCGCTCAGAAGGATCGGCACCTTCACCTGGCAGGGCCGCGACTTCGGCGCCTGGCTGGTGACGATCGCCCGGAACCTCGTCGCAGACCACTTCAAGTCCAGTCGCTTCCGGCTGGAGGTCACCACCGGCGAGATGCTCGATGCCAACGAGGTCGAGCGCTCCCCGGAGGACTCCGTCCTCGAGTCGCTCTCCAACGCCGCGCTCCTCGACGCCGTACGCCGCCTCAACCCGCAGCAGCAGGAGTGTGTGACGCTCCGCTTTCTGCAGGGCCTCTCGGTCGCCGAGACCGCCCGCGTCATGGGCAAGAACGAGGGTGCCATCAAGACCCTCCAGTACCGCGCCGTTCGCACCCTGGCCCGGCTTCTGCCGGACGACGCGCGCTGA
- a CDS encoding 30S ribosomal protein bS22 codes for MGSVIKKRRKRMAKKKHRKLLKRTRVQRRNKK; via the coding sequence GTGGGCTCTGTTATCAAGAAGCGGCGCAAGCGGATGGCCAAGAAGAAGCACCGCAAGCTGCTCAAGCGCACGCGCGTTCAGCGTCGCAACAAGAAGTAA
- a CDS encoding phosphatase: MSTSGALRAHLLAVRLAGEVGTSREDSLRSYRLFAARDPRVLIGIDPEGAWGQPDLLRLMAEKCGVSADPGHTSGPDVIDPERTLAALDAFAGRIREAARRGAPVLFGTGHPQRLLGFYAGLADALSAAGCDVLTPAQGRCVDILTRFGLRTCAVDYARGVGLVRETDGGRPGCEPGVHCHSPLPVRVVLEAAAEGGGPLPELVVGDHGWVCGAGQLGFEAIGLADTDDPALFVGEAEGRVSVAVPVDDAVRSAHYRPLTRYVLKRACLSQ; the protein is encoded by the coding sequence GTGTCGACCAGCGGAGCTCTACGCGCGCATCTGCTGGCTGTTCGGCTTGCCGGGGAGGTGGGGACCTCTCGGGAGGACAGTCTGCGGAGTTATCGGCTCTTCGCCGCCCGGGATCCCCGGGTGTTGATCGGGATCGATCCTGAAGGGGCCTGGGGGCAGCCGGATTTACTGCGGCTCATGGCGGAGAAGTGCGGGGTTTCGGCCGATCCCGGGCACACTTCGGGACCGGATGTGATCGATCCGGAGCGGACGCTGGCCGCGCTGGACGCGTTCGCGGGTCGGATCCGGGAGGCGGCCAGGCGGGGCGCGCCGGTGCTGTTCGGGACCGGGCATCCGCAGCGGCTGCTCGGGTTCTACGCCGGACTCGCGGACGCGCTCTCGGCGGCGGGATGTGACGTGCTCACTCCGGCGCAGGGTCGCTGTGTCGACATATTGACCCGGTTCGGTCTACGTACGTGTGCGGTGGACTACGCACGAGGAGTCGGGTTGGTGCGGGAAACCGACGGTGGGCGCCCCGGTTGTGAGCCGGGCGTGCACTGTCATTCGCCGCTGCCGGTTCGGGTCGTGCTGGAGGCCGCGGCGGAGGGCGGCGGGCCGTTGCCCGAGCTGGTCGTGGGGGACCACGGCTGGGTCTGCGGTGCTGGTCAGCTGGGGTTCGAGGCCATCGGTCTGGCCGACACCGATGATCCGGCGCTGTTCGTGGGGGAGGCGGAGGGGCGCGTGTCCGTCGCCGTTCCGGTTGATGACGCAGTGCGGTCTGCTCACTACCGGCCGCTTACCCGCTACGTACTCAAACGAGCATGTCTGTCACAGTAG
- a CDS encoding lysophospholipid acyltransferase family protein translates to MADAKVIPFDDDRSRGGAAQRPARRRSTGSRRGSLGEAGELGEVQPLPGRVRAQEDGPVSREEEPLERSGADGPGGGLEKRVAAGLAFLRRRLTGDYDVDDFGFDEELTDQVLMSLLRPVYEKYFRVEVKGIENIPAEGGALIVANHSGTLPLDGLMMQVAVHDHHPADRHLRLLAADLVFVLPVVNELARKLGHTLACAEDAERLLGQGELVGVMPEGFKGIGKPFSERYKLQRFGRGGFVSTALRQGAPIIPCSIVGAEEIYPMLGNAKTLARLLGFPYFPLTPTFPWLGPLGAVPLPTKWTIQFGEPIPTDGYPAEAAEDPMLMFNLTDQVREQIQHTLYKLLVQRRSVFF, encoded by the coding sequence ATGGCGGACGCCAAGGTCATTCCGTTCGACGACGACCGGTCCCGCGGGGGCGCAGCTCAGCGCCCGGCGCGGCGCCGGAGCACGGGCAGCCGGCGCGGCTCCCTCGGCGAGGCCGGGGAGCTGGGTGAGGTCCAGCCGCTGCCGGGCCGGGTCCGGGCGCAGGAAGATGGGCCTGTGAGCCGTGAGGAGGAGCCACTGGAGCGGTCGGGTGCCGACGGGCCCGGCGGGGGCCTGGAGAAGCGCGTGGCGGCCGGGCTGGCCTTTCTGCGGCGCCGGCTGACCGGGGACTACGACGTCGACGACTTCGGTTTCGACGAGGAGCTGACCGACCAGGTCCTGATGTCGCTGCTGCGGCCGGTGTACGAGAAGTACTTCCGGGTCGAGGTGAAGGGCATCGAGAACATCCCGGCCGAGGGCGGGGCGCTGATCGTCGCCAACCACTCGGGGACGCTGCCGCTGGACGGGCTGATGATGCAGGTGGCGGTGCACGACCACCATCCGGCCGACCGGCATCTGAGGCTGCTCGCGGCCGACTTGGTCTTCGTGCTGCCGGTGGTCAACGAGCTGGCCCGCAAGCTGGGGCACACCCTGGCGTGCGCGGAGGACGCGGAGCGGCTGCTGGGTCAGGGTGAGCTGGTCGGGGTGATGCCGGAGGGCTTCAAGGGCATCGGGAAACCTTTCAGCGAGCGGTACAAGCTGCAGCGGTTCGGCCGGGGCGGCTTCGTCTCCACGGCCCTGCGGCAGGGGGCGCCGATCATTCCGTGCTCGATCGTCGGGGCGGAGGAGATCTATCCGATGCTCGGCAACGCGAAGACGCTGGCGCGGCTGCTGGGCTTTCCGTACTTCCCGTTGACGCCCACGTTCCCGTGGCTGGGGCCGCTCGGTGCGGTTCCGCTGCCGACCAAGTGGACGATTCAGTTCGGTGAGCCGATTCCGACGGACGGGTATCCGGCGGAGGCCGCCGAGGATCCGATGCTGATGTTCAACCTGACCGATCAGGTACGGGAGCAGATCCAGCACACGCTGTACAAGCTGTTGGTGCAGCGGCGGTCGGTGTTCTTCTGA
- a CDS encoding helix-turn-helix domain-containing protein: MAAAGERPLNEVQFLTVAEVASVMRVSKMTVYRLVHSGHLPAIRVGRSFRVPEQAVHEYLRDSYVGVETA, from the coding sequence ATGGCTGCAGCTGGCGAGAGGCCTCTGAACGAGGTTCAGTTCCTTACCGTGGCGGAAGTCGCCTCGGTGATGCGAGTGTCGAAGATGACCGTGTACCGCCTGGTGCACAGCGGTCATCTGCCCGCGATCCGGGTGGGGCGGTCCTTCCGCGTCCCGGAACAAGCGGTACACGAGTACCTCCGTGACAGCTATGTGGGGGTGGAGACTGCCTGA
- a CDS encoding acetoin utilization protein AcuC, protein MSGRAQLMWDEAVTGYDFGPDHPMDPVRLALTRKLVGALGLDREVAVVAAKPAGESTLRLVHREDYIDAVKAASADPAGARGEYGLGTVDDPAFAGMHEVSALIAGQSVGAAEAVWRGDAEHAVNFAGGLHHAMPGGASGFCIYNDASLAIARLLELGAERVAYVDVDVHHGDGVQAAFWEDPRVLTISLHEHPRTLFPQTGWPEEVGAGAGEGSAVNVALPAGTGDPGWVRAFHSVVPELLAEFRPQVLVSQHGADTHFEDPLAHLAVSLDAQRAVQVACHELAHEYAGGKWVALGGGGYAVVDVVPRSWTHLVGIAAGRPVAPETVIPEGWRQEVFARTRQLGPQRMTDGRWPVSWASWDAGYDPADRLDQAVLATRRAVFPLRGLLP, encoded by the coding sequence ATGAGCGGCCGCGCACAGCTGATGTGGGACGAGGCAGTAACGGGCTATGACTTCGGCCCGGACCATCCGATGGATCCGGTCCGGCTGGCGCTGACCCGGAAACTGGTGGGTGCCCTCGGGCTCGACCGGGAGGTGGCGGTCGTCGCGGCCAAGCCGGCCGGTGAGTCGACGCTGCGGCTGGTCCACCGGGAGGACTACATCGATGCGGTGAAGGCCGCGTCGGCCGATCCGGCAGGGGCGCGGGGGGAGTACGGGCTCGGTACGGTCGATGATCCCGCGTTCGCCGGGATGCACGAGGTGTCCGCGTTGATCGCCGGGCAGTCCGTGGGGGCGGCGGAGGCGGTGTGGCGGGGGGATGCCGAGCACGCCGTGAACTTCGCGGGCGGGCTGCATCATGCGATGCCGGGGGGTGCGTCGGGGTTCTGCATCTACAACGACGCCTCGCTGGCCATCGCCCGGCTGCTGGAGCTGGGAGCCGAGCGGGTCGCCTATGTGGATGTCGACGTGCATCACGGGGACGGGGTGCAGGCGGCGTTCTGGGAGGATCCGCGGGTTCTGACGATCTCGCTGCACGAGCATCCCCGTACGTTGTTCCCGCAGACCGGGTGGCCGGAGGAGGTCGGTGCCGGGGCCGGGGAGGGGTCCGCCGTGAATGTGGCGTTGCCGGCGGGGACCGGGGACCCGGGGTGGGTACGGGCGTTTCACTCGGTGGTGCCGGAGCTGCTCGCGGAGTTCCGGCCGCAGGTGCTGGTGTCGCAGCACGGGGCTGACACGCACTTCGAGGATCCGCTGGCGCATCTTGCCGTTTCGCTGGACGCGCAGCGGGCCGTGCAGGTGGCGTGTCATGAGCTGGCGCACGAGTACGCCGGGGGGAAGTGGGTCGCGTTGGGGGGTGGGGGGTACGCGGTCGTGGATGTCGTGCCCCGGTCGTGGACGCATCTGGTGGGGATCGCGGCGGGGCGGCCGGTGGCGCCGGAGACGGTGATTCCTGAGGGGTGGCGTCAGGAGGTGTTCGCCCGGACTCGGCAGTTGGGGCCGCAGCGGATGACTGATGGGCGGTGGCCGGTGAGTTGGGCGTCGTGGGATGCGGGTTACGACCCTGCGGATCGGCTGGATCAGGCTGTGCTGGCCACTCGGCGGGCCGTGTTTCCGCTGCGAGGGCTTCTGCCGTAG
- a CDS encoding NAD-dependent epimerase/dehydratase family protein, with the protein MGKVVLVTGVARQLGGRFVRRIQRDPEVDRVIAVDAVPPAHHLGGADFIQADIRLPTIARVLAETGADTVVHMDVTGTALGSGSRATVKETNVIGTMQLLGACQKSPTVRRLVVKSSTNVYGSAPRDPAVFTETTPPKSLPSGGFAKDTVEVEGYVRGFARRRPDVAVCVLRFANILGPAADTPLASYFALPVLPTVFGYDPRLQFVHEDDVVEVLRIASHEPRRGTLNSGTFNIAGDGVLLLSQCSRRLGRPTVPLLLPAVTWAGSLVRTLGMTDFSPEQIRLLTHGRVVDTVQMRETLGFTPRYTTAETFADFARGQGPGLVPPEALAGAVDRIAALAAGGGGRTTTHSAN; encoded by the coding sequence TTGGGGAAGGTCGTGCTCGTCACCGGAGTGGCCCGGCAACTGGGCGGCCGGTTCGTGCGGCGGATCCAGCGGGATCCTGAGGTCGACCGGGTGATCGCCGTGGACGCGGTGCCACCGGCGCACCATCTGGGCGGGGCGGACTTCATCCAGGCCGACATCCGGCTGCCGACGATCGCCCGGGTGCTCGCCGAGACGGGCGCCGACACGGTCGTCCACATGGATGTGACGGGCACGGCGCTGGGCAGCGGCAGCCGGGCCACGGTCAAGGAGACCAACGTCATCGGCACCATGCAGCTGCTCGGCGCCTGCCAGAAGTCGCCGACCGTGCGGCGGCTGGTGGTGAAGTCCAGTACGAACGTCTACGGCTCCGCACCGCGCGATCCGGCCGTTTTCACCGAGACGACCCCGCCCAAGTCACTGCCGAGCGGCGGCTTCGCGAAGGACACCGTCGAGGTCGAGGGGTATGTGCGCGGGTTCGCCCGGCGGCGGCCGGACGTCGCGGTGTGCGTGCTGCGGTTCGCCAACATCCTCGGGCCGGCCGCGGACACCCCGCTCGCCTCGTACTTCGCGCTGCCGGTGCTGCCGACCGTGTTCGGCTACGACCCGCGGCTGCAGTTCGTGCACGAGGACGACGTCGTCGAGGTGCTCAGGATCGCCTCGCACGAGCCGCGCCGGGGCACCCTCAACAGCGGCACGTTCAATATCGCCGGGGACGGTGTGCTGCTGCTCTCGCAGTGCTCCCGGCGGCTCGGGCGGCCGACCGTGCCGCTGCTGCTGCCCGCCGTCACCTGGGCGGGTTCGCTGGTGCGTACGCTCGGAATGACGGACTTCTCGCCGGAGCAGATCCGGCTGCTCACGCACGGGCGTGTGGTGGACACGGTCCAGATGCGCGAGACGCTGGGCTTCACGCCCAGGTACACGACGGCGGAGACGTTCGCGGACTTCGCCCGGGGCCAGGGTCCCGGGCTGGTGCCGCCGGAGGCCCTCGCGGGGGCCGTCGACCGGATCGCCGCGCTGGCCGCGGGGGGCGGCGGCCGGACCACGACGCACAGCGCCAACTGA